TTCGTAGCATTGTAAAGAAACGGTCTTCCGTTCGTATTTTTGTTCTTATAGAAATTTTCCCAGTACATAGTACTAGCAATAATTTCTCCCTGACCTATGGAGTAAACTGCTGTAGTAGAATGGTTATTTCCCACGGCTGATGTTAAAATCTGGCTAGTGGAAGGTAAATTTAGGATCCTTCCACTACTGGTACGGTTGTTAACATGAGTGACTACATCAGGTATTTCTTGGGTAATAATGTGCTCGAGTAATTTTCGGTCGGCAGAACTGTAGAACCCATTATCCAGTAGTACTCCGCTAGGAGCTTGCACATCATATCGGCCTACGATCATGTACTGAACTACTCCGCCCTGAGCTACATAAGTTTCAAACTTATCCTTATGGGTATTTAGTAAATTGCTGTTGGTGTAGTTTTGCCCACCGGTGACCATAATCAAGTCATAGATAGAGAAATCCCGCTGACTAATTTGCTGATGGCTGATTACATCTGGGGTGACTCTGAATTCTTTCTGTAAAAAATCTTTCAATGAAACCCCCCAATTGAATTGCGCCTGAATCACCAGCACTTTAGAGGTAGTATCCGAAGTATGATAGGTTAGAGAGTCTGGTGTAATTCTAGTACTCATGTTAAAGACGAGCGTACTTTTCCCTTGACTATTGTCTATGGCCACTTTCTTTTCCAAACTTTCACCGTCTGACATGGAAACAAACAGTGAATCGGGAGTTACCTGAATATAGGGTGGCTCCAAAGTGGTAGAATCAGCGATATTAGAAAGAGATGAAACCAGTCCGTGATAGTCAATCACTTTAATAGCCCAATAAAGTTTCGTGCTATATGGTAAATCTGGAAAGGTATGCACTTCCTTCTCCCCGGATGCTTTGGGATTTATGGACTGAGAGACCGGAGTTGCCTCGTCAAAGTTTTTTTCGGTAATTGCCTGGGTAGAGTACCGGATATCGTAAGCTCTAGCCACTCCTTTCTGACCATCAGCTCCACTAGCTGTCCACCGTAAGGTCATGCTTTCTACCGCTACCGAGCCAACAGTTAGATTAGTGATAGCCGCTGGAGCCACCTGACTGTCATCTAAATTGATGGCTCTAAAAGCATTTAGTCGACCAGCCCCCTAGCTGTCCTACGTAAGTAGGGTTTTGTTCGTCAATATTATCAGCTGACGATAGCAAAAGCGTTTTTACTTGGTCGGGTTTAAAACCTTCTTTACCAAAGTGAGAAACCAGCAATGCTGCCACTCCGGATACATGGGGTGCGGCCATAGAAGTTCCCGATAGATAATTGTACGAATTATTAGTATAGGTGCTCAAGACCGAAGATCCCGGAGCAGAAATTTCTACCCAATCCCCGTAGTTTGAGAAATCCGACTTTTTGTCGTGATGATCGGTAGAAGCCACCGCAAAACAAGATTCGTAAGAACTAGGGTATCGAGGGTTAGATGATCGGTTATTGCCCGCAGAAAATACGACCAATCCACCGGCCATTGGTCCGATTTGAATATTCTTATCGTAATTTTCGGTAGTATTATCGTAGCCCGCCCGTTTCACAAAGTAGTCAATTGCATCTTCCAGCACTTTACTTGGTAATCCACCGCTCCAGCTATTCTGGGCAATTACGGCCCCATTATCAGCCGCATATATAAATGACTCTGGAAAACCACCCTGTCCTCTACTTCCGAATACCGCACACGACATTAACCTTACGCCAGCATCTGCATCGGTTCCACCCGCAATTCCAGATACTCCTTTTCCATTATTATTAGTGGCTCCTACTGTTCCACCCACGTGTATTCCGTGATAATGAGGAAAAAAATCACCTCGTTGATCGCCAAAGCCGTACCCATGAATATCATCAATGTACCCATTGTTATCATCATCCACCCCGGGTTTGCCCTGCTGTTCTTGTGTATTTACCCACATACCACCTTGAAGGTCTTCATGGTTGATGTCCATACCACCGTCAATAATGGCTACCACTACTTCACTGTCTCCTGTTTCTACGCTCCAAGCTGAAGTAAGCTTAATATCGGCTCCTTTCGTACCACCCGACTGCCCCGTATTTTCGTAGTGCCACTGATCCTTAAATCGGGGATCGTTCATAGTGGCTTCTGGTAATTTAGTAACTTCCAAGCTCATTTCGTAAACAGGCTCAGCCCACTGAACTGAATTAATCTGCTTATACGCCTGAATCAACTGCTGAATATCTTGCCTCACCGTATCCTGAAATACAACCTCGTACCACTGATGAAGCTGATGCGAACGATGAGCGTACTCGTATTTTCCGGCGGAAGGAAAAACGCGCCTAATAATGCTCACACCAAACAGTTGATTGAGCTGATCTAGTTTAGCTTCTTGGGTAAGCGTAATATCTTTTTTGGATAGGTTCTCCAACCTATTAGCGAGTTCTTCTTCCAGTTGTATATAAAGCCTGGTAGGATTTACCGTGGTTTCCTGAGCATATAAAGTCAAGTTGAGATGTACTAGTGGGAGAGCGAAACACACGATAAATACGGCACGTAATATTTTTTTCATTTATAGCGATTTTCTAATAAAAAAGTACATTGACACAATTAGTGAAATAGTAATAAATAGCTATATTATATAGGTAATAGTTATATAAAAAGTTATTTATTACAATAATATGCAATTTTATAAATTATAAATATAAATAAAAGGTACATTAACTATATTGAGAAAAAATATTATTTTTATGATTTTATTTTTATCTTGCTAGGTTTGTTTACGGCTATGGATGATATTGATCAGTTGGGAAGGTGACTGCTAAACACCTTACTTAGTAGTGTATCTCTAGATTGCTGCTTCTATCTCAGAAAGAAACATAAGACAGAAATTAGGCGAGGAAAGCTGCTCGATAGAACATGATTTGGAGAAGGGTTATGGTTTCAGTCAATGAAAGCTTAGGTGGCCAGTAGCATACGAAGAGTTATTCTTAGCAGATAGTGTAGGCGGAATAGAAGATGTAAACAGATACTGAAACTCGCATATGAGCCATTCAGGAGCAATCGAGCAGATTACTAGGCGAATTGTAGTACGATTGAATAGTATTCATACTACCCAATTGTACAGACACTTTGTCTTGAGATAGAATTTCTCCGGGTGAGCGATAGCAAATTCCGGGGTCTTTGTGGGAGGTACCGGAATTTGCCGAGCATTAGTTGCTATTGCTTACCTACTCAATTTTCATTGTACCCAAATGTTTTGGATCCAAGTACCTTCTTCCACCAAGATTCTCTTTTGATTATAATATTGTCTTCGATTGTAGATTTATAAATGTCTAGTATTGAATAGTAAAAATTGCTTTTTATATGATCGAAGCTCAACTTTTTTAGCCCCTCATTCCCTCCATGACCATTATTCAAATATTGTGACCATCTCCCGTGTAGCATGTTAGTTCCGTAGGCAGAGCCAACGTACATCTTACCATTGCTGCTATCCGTTATCAAGTAAACACCTTTCTGATTTTCTAAAGCAGTTTTCCACACATTCTTATGTAGTACCCTTTTTAAGTCCTGCCAAGACAGATACACGTTTTCATAACCTGGGAAGAGGTCATCGTCAAAGGTGCTTTCCAATATTTGGACAACTTTGCACTTATCAATTACACTTTCAGCTTTTCTGATTACTTGTCTAGTATTCTCCTTAAATTCAATAACAATTCTGCCAAAATACTTTTCATACTCACGAATTGTCTGGTATTCGTAACCAACTTGGTTGAACTTGTTCAAGTCCTTTGTGATCCGACTGATGTCAAATAATAGCCATTTGTAATTCTCGATAAGTACGAATCCGATCGTGACTTGACCTTCGTAATACGACCGTTTGGATGAGTTCCAAAATTGCCACTGCAAAAGCTCTTCTCTGTTCTCTTTAAAAATATCTATTGGATCTTTAACCCCATTTGATACGTTAAATTTGACTTTGGTATTCTCGATTTCGCTTAATTGCAATATGTCGTTTAGTAGAATATCCATTGGGAAGTATAGGTTACTATTAAACTGAAATTTTAAATTTCATTAAGGTACAGAAGATAAATAGGATATTAAAATTTGTTGCGATTGCTGCCGGAGAAACTAAGTTATCATTCGTCAGCACTTGATTCGGCAAGTGTATCCTTAAACCCTGGTGTTCTGCGGTGCCGGGTAGCTTGCTCGAAGGCGTAAGCAATTTGAATAAGCTGCGGTTCCTGATAAGCCGAAGCAAAGAACGATATGCCCACGGGCAACCCGTGAACAAACCCTGCCGGAACCGTAACGCTAGGGTAACCCGCCATCGCTGCCGGAGAAGAGCTTCCTCCTAGAAAATGATCTCCGTTTACCACATCAATGGGCCAGGCAGCACTGCCACTGGGAGCAGCGATAGCATCTAAATTATGTTCATTCATTACTTTATCGATACCATCCTGGCGGGATACGCGCTGAACCTTGGCTAAGGCTTCCTGATAGGCACCTTCGTCCAACCCACCTTTTTCTTGGGCTGACTCAAATATTTCCTGCTGAAAATAAGGCATCTCATCGCTCGAGTGTTCCTTGTTGTAGCGAATTAAGTCTTCCAAGGTTTTTATGGTGGGGTGATTACGTTCGGCTAGGTACTGATTCAGATCGTATTTGAATTCATAGAGTAGTACTTCATAGCCAGCTCCGCTGAGTTCGCTTTGAGGCATTACCGTTTCTAGATCTATTAAGGTAGCACCCTGTTCTTTCATCGCTGCTAGAGCTGCTTCCAGTCGCTTGTCTACCACTTCGTGAAAACCGAAGTAAGATCGTCCAACTCCGATTCGTTTACCTTGCAATCCGTCTGCGTCTAAAAATTGCGTATAATCCTGGTAAACCTTTCCTTCACTTTCTTGGGTGATGGGATCACGAGCGTCAGTTCCAGTAAGTGCACTCAGCAAGATAGCTGCATCAGTTACGGTGCGGGTCATCGGCCCGGCGGTATCTTGGCTGTGGGAGATAGGAATAATTCCTGAGCGACTGACTAATCCAACCGTAGGTTTGATACCCACAATTCCGTTAGCCTGAGAAGGACATACGATAGAGCCATTGGTTTCGGTGCCAATCGCGACTGTGCATAAATTAGCCGATACGGCTACACCGGAACCAGAGCTAGAGCCGCAGGGGTTACGATCTAAAACATACGGATTTTTTACCTGTCCGCCCCGCCCACTCCAACCACTAGACGAACGG
This region of Tunicatimonas pelagia genomic DNA includes:
- a CDS encoding S8 family serine peptidase encodes the protein MKKILRAVFIVCFALPLVHLNLTLYAQETTVNPTRLYIQLEEELANRLENLSKKDITLTQEAKLDQLNQLFGVSIIRRVFPSAGKYEYAHRSHQLHQWYEVVFQDTVRQDIQQLIQAYKQINSVQWAEPVYEMSLEVTKLPEATMNDPRFKDQWHYENTGQSGGTKGADIKLTSAWSVETGDSEVVVAIIDGGMDINHEDLQGGMWVNTQEQQGKPGVDDDNNGYIDDIHGYGFGDQRGDFFPHYHGIHVGGTVGATNNNGKGVSGIAGGTDADAGVRLMSCAVFGSRGQGGFPESFIYAADNGAVIAQNSWSGGLPSKVLEDAIDYFVKRAGYDNTTENYDKNIQIGPMAGGLVVFSAGNNRSSNPRYPSSYESCFAVASTDHHDKKSDFSNYGDWVEISAPGSSVLSTYTNNSYNYLSGTSMAAPHVSGVAALLVSHFGKEGFKPDQVKTLLLSSADNIDEQNPTYVGQLGGWSTKCF
- a CDS encoding amidase, whose product is MNRRTFIQRSSAAATLAYLPLACSSETTPHTIDVVEVTIADLQAGMESGEFTSRAIVESYLQRIEEVDQQGPTLRSVIEVNSEALSIADQRDEERKQGQVRGPLHGIPVMIKDNIDTADQMETTAGSLALVGSKPIQDAFLVQQLREAGAVLLGKTNLSEWANFRSTRSSSGWSGRGGQVKNPYVLDRNPCGSSSGSGVAVSANLCTVAIGTETNGSIVCPSQANGIVGIKPTVGLVSRSGIIPISHSQDTAGPMTRTVTDAAILLSALTGTDARDPITQESEGKVYQDYTQFLDADGLQGKRIGVGRSYFGFHEVVDKRLEAALAAMKEQGATLIDLETVMPQSELSGAGYEVLLYEFKYDLNQYLAERNHPTIKTLEDLIRYNKEHSSDEMPYFQQEIFESAQEKGGLDEGAYQEALAKVQRVSRQDGIDKVMNEHNLDAIAAPSGSAAWPIDVVNGDHFLGGSSSPAAMAGYPSVTVPAGFVHGLPVGISFFASAYQEPQLIQIAYAFEQATRHRRTPGFKDTLAESSADE
- a CDS encoding GIY-YIG nuclease family protein, producing the protein MDILLNDILQLSEIENTKVKFNVSNGVKDPIDIFKENREELLQWQFWNSSKRSYYEGQVTIGFVLIENYKWLLFDISRITKDLNKFNQVGYEYQTIREYEKYFGRIVIEFKENTRQVIRKAESVIDKCKVVQILESTFDDDLFPGYENVYLSWQDLKRVLHKNVWKTALENQKGVYLITDSSNGKMYVGSAYGTNMLHGRWSQYLNNGHGGNEGLKKLSFDHIKSNFYYSILDIYKSTIEDNIIIKRESWWKKVLGSKTFGYNEN